A genomic region of Colletotrichum destructivum chromosome 5, complete sequence contains the following coding sequences:
- a CDS encoding Putative FAS1 domain-containing protein, with translation MQLTSLIPLAFAALAAAAQPLDAVLKANSDSLSTFSALLATVPAVGQTITKAVDTTILAPSNDAFAKAMQADPTFAQRAATNVTFLTDLLLYHVVTGKTMAAMFPENSKFAHTLLETPAANVTGNQKVELLRKGEQARVFSGYKQLSVVTKPDITYAGGVLHVLDTVLTFPGTPAETAMDTGLTSMAGALKRAGLADGVDSLQAATVLAPTNAAFQAIGATVASMEPADLARILEYHVLMNQVRFSPGITLKMGYKTLMGEKVTLRKLDGLLYANSARITIADIITTDGVMHVVDSVLNPASPRLNPGAGTPAFEGAVQAANAPFTDGVKPTAVFVPADSSARVLSVSVRPAMLGILVCLAVAYL, from the exons ATGCAGCTGACTAGCCTCATCCCGCTCGCCTTCGCTGcactggcggcggcggcccaacctctcgacgccgtcctcaagGCGAACAGTGACAGTCTAAGCACATTCTCCG CCCTCCTGGCGACGGTCCCGGCCGTCGGCCAGACCATCACCAAAGCTGTCGACACCACCATCCTCGCACCCTCCAacgacgccttcgccaaGGCGATGCAGGCCGACCCGACCTTCGCCCAGAGGGCCGCCACCAACGTCACCTTCCTCACCGACCTGCTCCTCTACCACGTCGTCACGGGCAagaccatggccgccatgtTCCCCGAGAACTCCAAGTTCGCCCACACGCTGCTCGagacgcccgccgccaacgtcACGGGCAACCAAAaggtcgagctcctccgcaAGGGCGAGCAGGCCCGCGTCTTCAGCGGCTACAAGCAGCTGAGCGTCGTCACCAAGCCCGACATCACCtacgccggcggcgtcctccaCGTCCTCGACACGGTCCTGACCTTCCCCGGCACcccggccgagacggccatGGACACGGGCCTGACGAGCATGGCGGGCGCCCTGAAGCGCGcgggcctcgccgacggcgtcgactcgCTGCAGGCCGCCACCGTGCTCGCGCCGACCAACGCCGCCTTccaggccatcggcgccacGGTCGCCTCCATGGAgcccgccgacctcgcccggaTCCTCGAGTACCACGTCCTCATGAACCAGGTCCGCTTCAGCCCGGGCATCACACTCAAGATGGGCTACAAGACCCTCATGGGCGAGAAGGTCACGCTCCGgaagctcgacggcctcctgtACGCTAACTCGGCCCGGatcaccatcgccgacatcatcaccaccgaCGGCGTCATGCACGTCGTCGACAG TGTCCTCAACCCAGCTTCGCCTCGGTTGAACCCCGGCGCCGGAACGCCCGCCTTTGAGGGCGCTGTGCAGGCCGCAAACGCCCCTTTCACCGACGGCGTCAAGCCGacggccgtcttcgtcccgGCTGACTCGAGCGCGAGAGTCCTCAGCGTATCTGTCCGTCCCGCCATGCTCGGGATCCTTGTTTGTTTAGCGGTCGCGTATCTGTAa
- a CDS encoding Putative cytochrome P450, whose product MAREHLYLASSAVLGTYILWTAAETYVRWSRDSHLTSSHAHAHPVLALLLALPTMILYNKAQYLFRMKARGCGEAPVFPHTDPIFGSDWVRTSLARQRDHGLLEWWQDLFAKLGYTWWVKTPTGWAIMTSEPENLKAVLAASFDDFPITGPRREAVLPILGPEAIFSANGEVWHGARAMMRPTFVRDQIADLECFERHVGDLIANIPRDGGTVDLQALLYMMTMDSATDFMFGHSTNMLTTPSPEARKFTSTFEYITTRAAVRSRLGLLTFLDNDKKWHEGLKLIHRFCDNYVERVRAENEAGEKKKEKEKMEAAAEMETQDPKRGYVFLHEMMGRPGMTPEYVRAQLLSMILAGRDTTASTLSALFWILARRPDVVSRLRAEVEGLEGRRPTWEEMKDMKYLNMVLKEILRLYPTVASMSRGTARDTTLPVGGGPDGKSPVFVPKDTPVRWSLFCLHRRKDLYGEDADEFRPERWEERRPSWDYLPFSGGPRICIGQQFALTQMSYFVVRMLQTFGDMAPRDERPMLQTVGITTKLPNDVLLSFTPA is encoded by the exons ATGGCGCGAGAGCATCTCTACCTcgcctcgtcggccgtcttggGTACTTACATCCTCtggaccgccgccgagacgtACGTCCGATGGAGCCGCGACTCCCATCTCACGTCCTCGCATGCCCACGCCCATcccgtcctcgccctgctcctcgccctgcCGACCATGATCCTGTATAACAAGGCGCAGTACCTCTTCCGGATGAAGGCGcgcggctgcggcgaggCGCCCGTGTTCCCGCACACGGACCCGATCTTCGGCAGCGACTGGGTGCGGACCTCGCTCGCGCGGCAGCGGGACCACGGCCTGCTCGAGTGGTGGCAGGACTTGTTCGCGAAGCTGGGCTACACGTGGTGGgtgaagacgccgacgggcTGGGCGATCATGACGAGCGAGCCTGAGAACCTCAaggcggtgctggcggcCTCGTTCGACGACTTCCCCATCACGGGGCCGAGGCGGGAGGCGGTGCTGCCGATCTTGGGCCCGgaggccatcttctcggccaacGGGGAGGTGTGGCACGGCGCGAGGGCCATGATGAGGCCGACGTTCGTGAGGGACCAGATCGCGGACCTCGAGTGCTTCGAGAGGCACGTCGGCGACCTGATTGCGAATATCCCGAGGGACGGCGGGACGGTGGACCTGCAGGCGCTGCTGTACATGATGACGATGGATTCAGCGACGGACTTTAT GTTCGGCCACTCAACTAACATgctgacgacgccgtcgcccgaggCCCGCAAGTTCACGTCGACGTTCGAGTACATCACGACCCGCGCGGCGGTCCGCTcgcgcctcggcctgctgaCTTTCCTAGACAACGACAAGAAGTGGCACGAAGGGCTGAAGTTGATCCACCGCTTCTGCGACAACTACGTCGAGCGCGTGcgcgccgagaacgaggccggcgagaagaagaaggagaaggagaagatggaggcggcggcagagaTGGAGACACAGGATCCGAAGAGGGGCTATGTGTTCCTCCACGAGATGATGGGCCGGCCCGGGATGACGCCCGAGTACGTGCGCGCGCAGCTGCTGTCCATGATCCTGGCGGGCCGCgacacgacggcctcgacgctGTCGGCACTGTTCTGGATCCTGGCCCGGAGGCCGGACGTCGTGAGTCGGCTCagggccgaggtcgaggggcTCGAAGGACGGAGGCCGACGTgggaggagatgaaggacATGAAGTATCTCAACATGGTGCTCAAGGAAA TCTTACGACTCTACCCAACCGTCGCGAGCATGTCGCGCGGTACGGCGCGGGACACGACGCTCCCCGTGGGCGGCGGGCCTGACGGCAAGTCgcccgtcttcgtccccaAGGACACGCCGGTGCGGTGGTCGCTGTTCTGTCTTCACCGGAGGAAGGACCTGTACGGCGAAGACGCGGACGAGTTCCGTCCCGAGCGCTGGGAGGAGAGGCGACCCTC GTGGGACTACCTCCCCTTCTCCGGTGGCCCCCGGATCTGCATCGGGCAGCAGTTCGCGCTGACGCAGATGAGCTACTTTGTCGTGCGGATGCTGCAGACGTTCGGGGACATGGCGCCGAGGGACGAGAGGCCGATGCTGCAGACGGTGGGGATCACGACCAAGTTGCCCAACGACGTGCTGCTAAGCTTCACCCCGGCCTAG
- a CDS encoding Putative v-SNARE, coiled-coil domain-containing protein: MPEDAPYDPYIPSGQAAPQQQGGAGGNARTQALQAQIDDTVGVMRENINKVSQRGERLDALQDKTDNLAVSAQGFRRGANRVRKQMWWKDVKMRMCLIAGIIILILIIVIPAVVATR; this comes from the exons ATGCCCGAGGACGCCCCCTACGACCCTTACATCCCCAGCGGCCAGGCCGCGCCGCAACAGcaaggaggagctggcggcAATGCGAGGACCCAGGCCCTGCAAGCT CAAATCGACGACACCGTTGGCGTGATGCGGGAGAACATCAACAAGGTCTCCCAACGAGGCGAGCGTCTCGATGCTCTGCAAGATAAGACCGACAACCTGGCTGTCTCGGCTCAGGGCTTCCGCCGGGGCGCCAACCGTGTCCGCAAGCAGATGTGGTGGAAGGATGTCAAGATGCGCATGTGTCTGATTGCTGGCATCATCAttctcatcctcatcatcgtcattcCCGCCG TCGTCGCAACGCGCTAG
- a CDS encoding Putative Heat shock protein 70 family codes for MLTSRRSMVCETAEPEYFMHARIKNPGPSNSSADNSSKIHILQDALSDILKELRGIAETWAQDSINFAVVAVPTYFTEDDRNAVRQAGDSIGLDVIRIVNASTAAGIAYGIDKSDDFVHVVFLELGRESFEVSVVEVDMGVFDHHTTVSDLELGKKIGGLVEDQKARGNHHFRADETSLLEQTLVSVERAIQEANLTKTDIAHVVVTGEYTRAREFRGIMETYFNGKRLAVLDDQGDSRLEPENLDHDEAVTFGVAVLADILAGHERHSDILGRFSLQPRTLSVETVGGEALRVFQRWTMLPASKTLHLTTPVDGQTIVVISVFQGEVPEVRKNDEVVSLRLDCVPPAPRGIPKVTLVLDIYSDDVGNLKLNATAHFVGANEDCRDGATAVLHDFSAVDSITSEEFELEAAYAYDRTGSELPRVCVNRQSRLEQHYITTEGF; via the coding sequence ATGCTGACTTCAAGGAGGTCTATGGTCTGCGAAACAGCCGAACCTGAGTATTTCATGCACGCAAGGATCAAAAACCCTGGTCCGTCAAACAGTTCAGCCGACAATAGTAGCAAAATCCACATCCTCCAAGACGCGCTGTCGGATATTCTCAAAGAGCTAAGGGGCATCGCCGAGACTTGGGCGCAAGACTCTATCAATTTTGCAGTCGTGGCCGTTCCGACGTATTTCACCGAAGATGATCGCAACGCCGTCAGACAAGCTGGAGATTCCATCGGCTTGGACGTAATCCGAATAGTAAATGCATCCACCGCTGCCGGGATTGCGTACGGCATAGACAAGTCGGACGATTTTGTTCATGTTGTCTTTCTTGAGCTGGGAAGAGAAAGCTTTGAGGTGTCCGTTGTCGAAGTTGACATGGGAGTTTTCGACCATCATACTACAGTCAGCGACCTCGAACTCGGTAAGAAGATAGGAGGCCTGGTTGAGGACCAGAAGGCAAGAGGAAACCACCACTTTCGCGCGGATGAGACGAGCCTACTTGAGCAGACGTTAGTTTCTGTCGAGAGGGCCATTCAAGAGGCCAATCTTACCAAGACGGATATCGCTCACGTCGTGGTCACGGGCGAGTACACGCGAGCTCGAGAGTTTCGGGGTATCATGGAAACCTATTTCAACGGGAAACGGCTTGCGGTCTTGGACGATCAAGGCGATTCAAGACTAGAACCGGAGAACCTGGATCACGACGAAGCCGTCAccttcggcgtcgccgtcctcgccgacatccTTGCCGGACATGAGAGACACTCGGACATCCTCGGAAGATTCTCTCTGCAGCCGCGAACGCTGAGCGTCGagaccgtcggcggcgaggcgtTGCGCGTGTTTCAGCGGTGGACAATGCTGCCAGCCAGCAAGACTTTGCACCTTACCACGCCGGTAGACGGCCAGACGATAGTCGTCATCTCGGTCTTCCAAGGCGAGGTTCCCGAGGTCAGGAAGAACGACGAGGTGGTCAGTCTGAGGCTGGATTGTGTTCCGCCTGCGCCCCGCGGCATTCCCAAGGTCACGCTGGTGCTTGATATATACTCGGATGACGTGGGGAATCTCAAGCTCAATGCTACCGCGCACTTCGTAGGAGCGAATGAGGATTGCCGAGATGGTGCCACGGCCGTCCTGCACGATTTCTCGGCGGTCGACTCCATCACCAGCGAAGAGTTCGAACTTGAGGCAGCGTATGCCTACGACAGAACTGGGAGTGAGTTGCCCAGGGTTTGTGTTAATCGCCAAAGCCGGCTTGAACAGCACTACATCACAACAGAGGGGTTTTAA
- a CDS encoding Putative glycoside hydrolase, family 76, six-hairpin glycosidase superfamily → MTAPRGRPSWCVSRLFPAMLLVTVQFTNAYDLDPSDHNNVKTIARSMTEDLMAFYDGDKPGNTPGLLPLPYYWWEAGALMGTMIDYWYYTGDDTWNDVVTQGLLHQVGKYNDYMPDNQTLTEGNDDQGFWGLAVMSAAEYKFPDPPKDKPQWLALAQAVFNTQAARWDPDHCAGGLRWQIFNWNKGYDYKNTISQACFFALAGRLALYTGNSSYSEWADKTWDWMVGVNFISDDYYVYDGGHIQYNCTNIVPYQWSYNAGGMILGAAAMYNYTKSEVWKNRLDGLVKGADVFFVGEEKNIMQEVACETVGLCNVDQQSFKAYLSRWLVAITKWAPHLSDRVMDKIRPSSIAAAAQCKGGSNGRMCGLKWTDNGTWDGMQGVGQQMAALEVTLGNLIQKSSDPVTADGGGTSEGDPGGGGSDIGRTVPAVSNHPPLSAGDTAAAAILTMIVLGLLVIGILWMFMDETSKKPLQERFFDFRSALLGGGGLAALGARHKTDEMNEKGKGIEKENENENDASSDGASSRETGILSPLPARGHALRSQDLPQRGSMVSEMSSTTVVSAHPSGIPMVREKRLSRKTKNPMLRNSMASQRSARIE, encoded by the exons ATGACCGCACCGCGGGGCCGGCCGTCATGGTGTGTAAGTCGGCTGTTCCCGGCAATGCTGCTGGTGACCGTCCAGTTCACCAACGCATACGACCTAGACCCAAGTGACCATA ACAATGTTAAGACTATCGCAAGGTCGATGACCGAAGACCTCATGGCCTTTTACGACGGAGACAAGCCGGGGAATACCCCGGGTCTCCTACCCCTGCCATACTACT GGTGGGAGGCTGGCGCCCTCATGGGCACCATGATCGACTACTGGTACTACACGGGCGACGACACCTGGAACGACGTCGTCACCCAGGGACTCCTGCACCAAGTGGGAAAATACAACGACTACATGCCGGACAACCAGACGTTAACTGAAGGCAACGACGACCAAGGCTTCTGGGGACTCGCCGTCATGTCCGCCGCCGAGTACAAGTTCCCCGATCCTCCCAAGGACAAGCCGCAGTGGCTAGCGCTGGCACAGGCAGTTTTCAACACCCAGGCCGCACGCTGGGATCCCGACCATTGTGCAGGAGGGCTTAGATGGCAGATCTTCAACTGGAACAAGGGGTACGACTACAAAAACACCATCTCGCAGGCTTGTTTCTTTGCCCTCGCCGGGCGCCTGGCTCTCTACACTGGCAACTCTTCCTACTCGGAATGGGCAGACAAAACGTGGGATTGGATGGTGGGCGTCAACTTCATCTCGGACGACTACTACGTTTACGACGGCGGTCACATCCAGTACAACTGCACGAACATCGTGCCCTACCAGTGGAGTTATAATGCCGGCGGCATGATCCTCGGGGCGGCTGCCATGTACAACTACACCAAGAGCGAGGTGTGGAAGAACCGACTTGATGGACTCGTCAAGGGTGCCGACGTCTTCTTTGtcggagaggagaagaacatCATGCAAGAGGTGGCGTGTGAGACGGTGGGACTATGCAACGTTGACCAGCAGTCGTTCAAGGCCTATCTCAGTCGCTGGCTAGTCGCCATCACGAAATGGGCACCGCACTTGTCGGATCGTGTCATGGACAAGATTCGACCTTCGTCCATTGCGGCCGCAGCCCAATGCAAGGGCGGCTCGAACGGGCGCATGTGCGGACTGAAGTGGACCGACAACGGAACTTGGGACGGGATGCAAGGCGTCGGACAGCAAATGGCGGCCCTTGAGGTCACCCTCGGCAACCTCATTCAGAAGTCCAGCGACCCCGTTACTGCCGATGGTGGCGGCACTTCAGAGGGCGAtcccggaggaggaggcagcGATATCGGGCGAACGGTTCCGGCGGTCTCGAATCATCCCCCTTTGAGCGCGGGCGACACCGCTGCAGCAGCAATCTTGACGATGATTGTGCTTGGGCTGCTTGTGATCGGAATCCTTTGGATGTTTATGGACGAAACGTCCAAAAAGCCTCTTCAGGAGCGGTTTTTCGACTTCAGATCTGCGCTGCTCGGAGGGGGCGGCCTCGCGGCTCTGGGCGCGCGACACAAGACGGATGAGATGAAcgagaaagggaagggaatCGAAAAGgagaacgagaacgagaacgacGCCTCGAGCGATGGGGCGAGTTCGCGCGAAACCGGCATCTTGTCTCCGTTGCCGGCGAGGGGGCATGCCTTGAGAAGCCAGGACTTACCACAGCGAGGCAGCATGGTGTCGGAGATGAGCAGCACAACAGTGGTCTCGGCCCATCCTTCGGGGATCCCCATggtgagagagaagaggcTCAGCAGGAAGACCAAGAACCCCATGCTGCGGAACAGCATGGCATCGCAGCGGTCTGCTCGGATCGAGTAG
- a CDS encoding Putative glycoside hydrolase, family 5, glycoside hydrolase superfamily: MKGLAIALAALVSSTCAQYMKTPAAPRYAASRRVVSRQEGNQTAGGAWPYGPFSTRGRDIVNSRGEVVTWAGVNWPMSGETMIPEGLEWASVDKILDDVESVGFNYIRMGYAIEMVDQIYDRQGEDVPLEVAMITALGFVNGTKVTNAIIRNNPSWTRETTRFEIWSDITAAAYERGIFISPDVHVSKAMWCCSHTDGNAWFDDVNFNATHWRRGLSYVADWAKAHPNIVSLSLRNEVRESWNVTNLYYNWDTLVGNFSAGADAIHAANPDVLILWGGLQYGQDLSALTAGANYLTAPCYKCTAIRDAARRPPRVFDVDAHAWADKLVWELHLYKMSEDLDTGTCAAIEAGLYRNGFNALGIDPPASCGGNGTGTGNSTTAAADCPPASRLTPVIFSEFGNGQDDTLRNDTLQACLRDYTVKHGVSWMVWSLAGSYRVRSGAQGVPDTWGLTNYDWSGWNHPPTIEDVWKPWVKAMNPTRKA; this comes from the exons ATGAAGGGCCTCGCAATCGCCCTCGCGGCGCTCGTCTCGTCGACATGCGCGCAGTACATGAAGACCCCCGCCGCGCCTCGGTACGCCGCCTCCCGCAGGGTCGTCTCAAGGCAGGAGGGCAACCAGACTGCCGGTGGCGCGTGGCCGTACGGACCCTTCAGCACCCGCGGCCGCGACATCGTCAACAgccgcggcgaggtcgtgACCTGGGCCGGCGTCAACTGGCCCATGAGCG GAGAAACCATGATCCCCGAGGGCCTGGAATGGGCATCGGTTGACAAGATCCTTGATGACGTCGAGAGCGTCGGCTTCAACTACATCCGCAT GGGCTACGCCATCGAGATGGTCGACCAGATCTACGACCGCCAGGGCGAGGACGTGCcgctcgaggtcgccatGATCACGGCGctcggcttcgtcaacggcacAAAGGTCACCaacgccatcatccgcaaCAACCCGTCCTGGACGCGCGAGACGACGCGCTTCGAGATCTGGTCCGAcatcacggccgccgcctacgaGCGCGGCATCTTCATCTCGCCCGACGTGCACGTCAGCAAGGCCATGTGGTGCTGCTCCCACACGGACGGCAACGCCTGGTTCGACGACGTCAACTTCAACGCCACGCACTGGCGCCGCGGCCTCTCGTACGTCGCCGACTGGGCCAAGGCCCACCCCAACAtcgtctcgctctcgctccGCAACGAGGTCCGCGAGTCCTGGAACGTCACGAACCTCTACTACAACTGGGACACCCTCGTCGGCAACttctccgccggcgccgacgccatccaCGCCGCCAATCCGgacgtcctcatcctctggGGAGGCCTGCAGTACGGCCAGGACCTCTCAGCCCTGACGGCCGGCGCCAACTACCTCACGGCCCCCTGCTACAAGTGCACCGCCatccgcgacgccgcccgccgcccgccccgcgtcttcgacgtcgacgcccacgcctgggccgacaagctcgtcTGGGAGCTGCACCTCTACAAGATGAGCGAGGACCTGGACACGGGCacctgcgccgccatcgaggccggcctctACCGTAACGGCTTCAACGCACTCGGCATCGACCCTCCCGCCTCCTGCGGCGGCAATGGCACGGGCACGGGCAactccaccaccgccgccgccgattGCCCGCCCGCGAGCCGGCTGAcgcccgtcatcttctccgAGTTCGGCAACGGCCAGGACGACACGCTGCGCAACGACACGCTGCAGGCCTGCCTGCGCGACTACACCGTCAAGCACGGCGTCAGCTGGATGGTCTGGAGCCTCGCGGGCAGCTACCGCGTGCGCTCCGGCGCCCAGGGCGTCCCGGACACCTGGGGCCTGACCAACTACGACTGGAGCGGCTGGAACCACCCGCCGACGATCGAGGACGTCTGGAAGCCCTGGGTCAAGGCCATGAACCCGACGAGGAAGGCTTAG
- a CDS encoding Putative semialdehyde dehydrogenase, NAD-binding, aspartate/glutamate/uridylate kinase yields the protein MFSAAVIRAGARRAVPRVVRRQNVAAVRNPFQRLNAIRALSSTSSQSELANRDRTRAIIIRTLSQIGSRREGQQYLSYFTSVSSQKFAVIKVGGAILTDYLDDLCENIAFLYEVGLYPVIVHGAGPQLNRLLQEAGVEPQFEEGIRVTDGKTLTVARKLFLQENMKLVEKLEGLGVRTRPLTTVLTADYLDKEKWNLVGKITSVDKGPVELAISQGYVPILTSMAETTEGQILNVNADVAAAELARALEPLKIVYLSEKGGLFNGETGDKISHINLDEEYDHLMSQSWCRYGTRLKIKEIKELLETLPRTSSVAIIHPSDLQKELFTDSGAGTLIRRGDKIAFADNIASFPDLAKLKQTLIRDREGMDAEATVDRYIEFLKGTPFKAYYDEPLNCVAIVLPPNEERSHPTLATLTVTKEGWLSNVTENVFHAIKKDHPKLVWTVSEEDENLTWFFDKADGSFSSKGNQLFWYGINNLQELGVLTDEFNAHGRAMLGDSNLEARLRRAAQTSNRNLNQSTTPAQARGFSTMARRPTWAPAAASLSGKRTFATYTTTNPNPPLGKKNASNDVPSRVALIGARGYTGQALIEMLNAHPNMDLRHVSSRELAGQKLEGYTKRDVTYENLSPDQVTELEKNGAIDCWVMALPNGVCKPYIEAINEARKGSADHRSVIVDLSADYRFDNTWTYGLPELTGRSEIYKADKISNPGCYATAAQLGIAPLVEHLGGSPSVFGISGYSGAGTKPSPKNDVNLLKDNLMPYSLTDHIHEREISAKLGADVAFSPHVASWFRGIQATIHIPLNKTITSRDIRQIYQDRYAGEKLVKVVGEPPLVKNIMNKHGVEIGGFAVHSSGRRVVVCATIDNLLKGAATQCLQNMNLALGYAEYEGIPTM from the exons ATgttctccgccgccgttaTCCGGGCCGGCGCCCGCCGAGCCGTCCCCCGCGTCGTTCGCCGCCAgaacgtcgccgccgtccgcaaCCCCTTCCAGCGCCTCAATGCCATCCGCGCCCTCTCGAGCACGAGCTCCCAGTCCGAACTGGCCAACCGCGACCGTACCCGAGCCATCATCATCCGCACCCTGAGCCAGATCGGCAGCCGCCGCGAGGGCCAGCAATACCTCTCATACTTcacctccgtctcctcccaaAAGTTCGCCGTTATCAAGGTCGGCGGTGCCATCCTCACCGActacctcgacgaccttTGCGAGAACATCGCCTTCCTCTACGAGGTCGGCCTGTACCCCGTCATCGTCCATGGCGCCGGTCCTCAGCTGAACCGCCTGCTTCaagaggccggcgtcgagcccCAGTTCGAGGAGGGTATCCGCGTGACTGATGGCAAGACCCTGACCGTCGCCCGCAAGCTGTTCCTCCAGGAGAACATgaagctcgtcgagaagcttgaGGGCCTTGGCGTCCGCACTCGTCCTCTGACCACCGTCCTGACCGCCGACTACCTTGACAAGGAGAAGTGGAACTTGGTCGGCAAGATCACCAGTGTTGACAAGGGGcccgtcgagctggccaTTTCCCAGGGCTATGTTCCCATCCTTACCTCCATGGCCGAGACCACCGAGGGCCAGATCctcaacgtcaacgccgacgtcgccgccgcggagctTGCTCGTGCGCTCGAGCCCCTGAAGATCGTCTACCTCTCCGAGAAGGGCGGTCTCTTTAACGGCGAGACCGGTGACAAGATCTCCCACATCAACCTTGACGAGGAGTACGACCACCTCATGTCGCAGTCTTGGTGCCGCTACGGCACCCGtctcaagatcaaggagatcaaggagcTTCTGGAGACTCTGCCGCGTACCTCGAGTGTCGCCATCATTCACCCCAGCGACTTGCAGAAGGAACTCTTCACTGATTCCGGCGCCGGTACCCTGATCCGCCGTGGAGACAAgatcgccttcgccgacaACATCGCGTCTTTCCCCGACCTCGCTAAGCTGAAGCAGACTCTCATCCGCGACCGCGAGGGCATggacgccgaggccaccgTCGACCGCTATATCGAGTTCCTCAAGGGAACCCCCTTCAAGGCCTACTACGACGAGCCCCTGAActgcgtcgccatcgtcctgCCCCCCAACGAAGAGCGATCCCACCCGACTCTCGCCACCCTGACCGTCACCAAGGAGGGTTGGTTGAGCAACGTCACGGAGAACGTCTTCCacgccatcaagaaggaCCACCCTAAGCTCGTCTGGACCGtcagcgaggaggacgagaaccTCACCTGGttcttcgacaaggccgacggcagcTTCTCTAGCAAGGGCAACCAGCTTTTCTGGTATGGCATCAACAACCTCCAGGAGCTCGGCGTCTTGACCGACGAGTTCAACGCCCACGGCCGCGCCATGCTTGGCGACTCCAACCTCGAGgcccgcctgcgccgcgccgcccagaCCTCGAACCGCAACCTCAACCAGTCCACCACCCCTGCCCAGGCCCGCGGTTTCTCGACCATGGCCCGCCGCCCGACGTgggcccccgccgccgccagcttgTCCGGCAAGCGTACGTTCGCCACgtacaccaccaccaaccccAACCCTCCCCTGGGCAAGAAGAACGCCTCCAACGACGTCCCTTCGCGCGTCGCCCTGATCGGTGCCCGTGGCTACACCGGCCAGGCCCTCATCGAGATGCTCAACGCCCACCCCAACATGGACCTCCGCCACGTCTCATCTCGTGAGCTTGCCGGCCAGAAGCTCGAGGGCTACACCAAGCGCGATGTTACCTACGAGAACCTGAGCCCTGATCAGGTCaccgagctcgagaagaaTGGCGCCATCGACTGCTGGGTCATGGCCCTCCCCAACGGTGTCTGCAAGCCCTAcatcgaggccatcaacgaGGCCCGCAAGGGCAGCGCTGACCACCGCagcgtcatcgtcgacctgTCGGCCGACTACCGCTTCGACAACACCTGGACGTACGGTCTTCCCGAGCTGACGGGCCGTTCCGAGATCTACAAGGCCGACAAGATTTCCAACCCCGGCTGCTACGCGACCGCTGCGCAGCTCGGCATTGCGCCCTTGGTCGAGCACCTCGGCGGCTCTCCCTCCGTCTTCGGCATCTCCGGCTACTCGGGCGCCGGCACCAAGCCCTCGCCCAAGAACGACGTCAACCTGCTCAAGGACAACCTGATGCCCTACAGCTTGACGGACCACATCCACGAGCGCGAGATCAGCGCcaagctcggcgccgacgtcgccttCTCGCCGCACGTCGCCTCGTGGTTCCGCGGCATCCAGGCCACCATCCACATCCCCCTTAACAAGACCATCACCTCGCGCGACATCCGCCAGATCTACCAGGACCGCTACGCcggcgagaagctcgtcaaggtcgtcggcgagcccCCGCTTGTCAAGAACATCATGAACAAGCACGGTGTTGAAATTGGCGGCTTCGCGGTCCACAGCAGCGGCAGGCGCGTTGTTGTTTGCGCCACCATTGACAACCTGCTCAAGGGTGCGGCGACTCAGTGTCTTC AGAACATGaacctcgccctcggctACGCTGAATACGAGGGCATTCCTACCATGTAG